From one Streptomyces mobaraensis genomic stretch:
- a CDS encoding MarR family winged helix-turn-helix transcriptional regulator, translating into MDTATELGRLLGPLRRAVLRTRRSEGLPDLPEAQIELLRVLAETGSITPREASIRLRAAPSTISNLVRTMAAAELVERTPSATDLRTVHLSATPRALDMLDRYDRTSTAALRRALDALPPAGRLAIDDALPALADLLVTLEQQDATDRRRA; encoded by the coding sequence ATGGACACCGCGACAGAGCTCGGACGGCTGCTCGGCCCCCTGCGCCGCGCCGTGCTGCGCACCCGCCGTTCGGAAGGGCTCCCCGACCTCCCGGAAGCGCAGATCGAGCTGCTGCGCGTACTCGCCGAAACCGGGAGCATCACCCCGCGCGAGGCGTCGATACGCCTCCGCGCCGCCCCCTCCACGATCAGCAACCTCGTCCGCACCATGGCCGCCGCGGAGCTGGTCGAGCGCACCCCGTCCGCCACCGACCTGCGCACGGTCCACCTGTCCGCCACCCCGCGCGCCCTCGACATGCTGGACCGCTACGACCGCACCAGCACCGCCGCCCTCCGCCGCGCCCTCGACGCCCTGCCCCCGGCCGGCCGCCTGGCCATCGACGACGCTCTGCCCGCCCTGGCCGACCTGCTGGTCACCCTGGAACAGCAGGACGCGACCGACCGCCGACGCGCCTGA
- a CDS encoding metallophosphoesterase, with protein sequence MRARYAVPLGITAVGAAGIAYAAGFEVRSFRLRRVTVPVLPPGMRPLRVLQVSDIHMVSGQRKKQRWLQSLAGLRPDFVINTGDNLSDPEGVPETLDALGPLMRFPGAYVFGSNDYYGPKLRNPARYLFEKASGRHGLNGNAPAVGVIHNPWEGLRDSFDKAGWVNLTNTRGHLKIGSTEIALTGLDDPHIKRDRYDAVQGGPVQDADFSIGVVHAPYLRVLDAFTADGYPLILAGHTHGGQLCIPFYGALVTNCDIDTDRVKGLSTHRAGGHRSYLHVSAGCGTNRYTPVRFACPPEATLLTLTPRDA encoded by the coding sequence ATGCGCGCGCGATACGCAGTACCCCTGGGAATCACAGCAGTCGGCGCGGCGGGCATCGCCTACGCCGCCGGCTTCGAAGTCCGCTCCTTCCGGCTCCGGCGGGTGACCGTGCCCGTCCTGCCGCCCGGGATGCGGCCGCTGCGGGTGCTGCAGGTCTCGGACATCCACATGGTGAGCGGGCAGCGCAAGAAGCAGCGCTGGCTGCAGTCCCTCGCCGGCCTGCGCCCCGACTTCGTGATCAACACCGGCGACAACCTCTCCGACCCGGAGGGCGTCCCCGAGACCCTGGACGCGCTCGGTCCGCTGATGCGGTTCCCCGGCGCCTACGTCTTCGGCTCGAACGACTACTACGGGCCCAAGCTGCGGAACCCGGCCCGCTACCTCTTCGAGAAGGCCAGCGGACGGCACGGCCTCAACGGCAACGCACCGGCCGTCGGCGTGATCCACAACCCCTGGGAGGGACTGCGGGACTCCTTCGACAAGGCCGGCTGGGTCAACCTCACCAACACCCGGGGCCACCTGAAGATCGGCAGCACCGAGATCGCGCTCACCGGGCTCGACGACCCGCACATCAAGCGCGACCGGTACGACGCCGTCCAGGGCGGCCCGGTCCAGGACGCCGACTTCTCCATCGGCGTCGTCCACGCCCCCTACCTGCGGGTTCTGGACGCCTTCACGGCCGACGGCTACCCCCTGATCCTCGCCGGCCACACCCACGGCGGCCAGCTCTGCATCCCCTTCTACGGGGCGCTGGTCACCAACTGCGACATCGACACCGACCGGGTCAAGGGCCTCTCCACCCACCGCGCCGGCGGCCACCGCTCGTACCTCCACGTCTCGGCCGGCTGCGGCACCAACCGCTACACCCCCGTCCGCTTCGCCTGCCCCCCCGAGGCCACCCTCCTCACCCTCACCCCACGCGACGCCTGA
- a CDS encoding sensor histidine kinase, with protein MSSTPPGGRAGDSPRVAEARSRATLRALRQGTRLHLALWAIMVSTALSAAQSQPGPGVTGERLVVSLALAACLLSLAFAALIRRRQPEAVTVALSLVLGGGGSVLAFLQSGSLMVVPVSAAVALLFARLRPGLAVLPAVPLTAAITVVTACVSTSGNAFQEGTAAALLCAVLGAVCMFARQARLRHDQAELLLAELEDSREAQARAAAVAERTRIARELHDVLAQSLSALAVQLEGARKLAERDEVDPVLRQLIVRSGELTREGLSDARQAVAALRGDDAPVADQLTALVGRCRRDLALPITLSVSGQPRTLTPEANLALYRGAQEALTNAARYAPGSPTTVVLRYTPQATTLTVSDEGRAAGARDDDTGDGVPAPPAEAWTGGGNGLRGMRERIERVGGRSHAGPAGEGWTVEMEIPV; from the coding sequence ATGAGTTCGACGCCGCCCGGCGGTCGTGCGGGGGACAGTCCGAGGGTCGCGGAGGCACGGTCGCGCGCGACCCTGCGCGCTCTGCGTCAGGGCACACGCCTGCACCTGGCGCTCTGGGCGATCATGGTTTCCACCGCGCTGTCCGCCGCCCAGAGCCAGCCCGGTCCGGGTGTCACCGGCGAACGCCTCGTCGTCAGCCTGGCGTTGGCCGCATGCCTACTGTCCCTGGCCTTCGCGGCGCTGATCCGCCGCAGGCAGCCCGAGGCGGTCACCGTCGCGCTGTCGCTGGTCCTGGGGGGTGGCGGCAGCGTCCTGGCGTTCCTTCAGTCGGGTTCGCTGATGGTCGTCCCCGTCTCCGCCGCCGTCGCGCTGCTCTTCGCGCGTCTGCGGCCCGGACTCGCCGTGCTGCCGGCGGTACCGCTGACCGCGGCGATCACCGTCGTCACCGCGTGCGTCAGCACGTCCGGCAACGCGTTCCAGGAGGGGACGGCAGCAGCCCTGCTGTGCGCGGTGCTCGGTGCCGTCTGCATGTTCGCCCGCCAAGCCCGGCTGCGGCACGATCAGGCCGAGTTGCTGCTCGCCGAGCTGGAGGACTCCCGGGAAGCGCAGGCGCGGGCCGCCGCCGTCGCCGAGCGCACGCGCATCGCCCGGGAGCTGCACGATGTCCTCGCGCAGTCCCTGTCCGCGCTCGCCGTGCAGTTGGAAGGGGCCCGCAAGCTCGCCGAGCGGGACGAAGTCGACCCGGTCCTGCGGCAACTGATCGTTCGCAGCGGCGAACTGACCCGGGAGGGCCTCTCCGACGCGCGGCAGGCCGTCGCCGCCCTGCGTGGGGACGACGCGCCCGTGGCGGACCAACTCACCGCGCTGGTCGGCCGGTGCCGTCGCGACCTCGCGCTGCCCATCACGCTGTCGGTCTCCGGACAGCCCCGGACGCTGACGCCGGAGGCGAACCTCGCGCTGTACCGGGGTGCGCAGGAGGCGCTGACCAACGCCGCTCGCTACGCCCCCGGTTCGCCCACCACCGTCGTGCTGCGCTACACGCCGCAGGCCACCACGCTGACCGTCTCGGACGAAGGACGGGCCGCGGGCGCGCGGGACGACGACACCGGCGACGGCGTTCCGGCACCGCCCGCCGAAGCGTGGACGGGCGGCGGAAACGGTCTGCGGGGGATGCGCGAGCGCATCGAACGTGTCGGCGGCCGCAGCCACGCGGGACCCGCCGGGGAAGGGTGGACCGTGGAGATGGAGATACCGGTATGA
- a CDS encoding GatB/YqeY domain-containing protein, with translation MTTLKAKLQEDLTAAIKARDELRSATLRLTLSAIGYEETAGKQARELSDDEVLKVITREAKKRREAADAFAKGGRADSAERERAEGEVLAGYLPQQLSDEELTALVAEAVAEAKSGGAEGPKAMGAVMKIVKPKVGNRAEGGRISAEVKRQLS, from the coding sequence ATGACCACGCTCAAGGCAAAGCTCCAGGAAGACCTCACGGCCGCCATCAAGGCGCGCGACGAGCTGCGCTCCGCCACTCTCCGTCTCACCCTCTCCGCGATCGGTTACGAGGAGACCGCGGGCAAGCAGGCCCGTGAGCTCTCCGACGACGAGGTCCTGAAGGTGATCACGCGCGAGGCGAAGAAGCGCCGTGAGGCCGCGGACGCGTTCGCGAAGGGCGGCCGGGCCGACTCCGCCGAGCGGGAGCGGGCGGAGGGCGAGGTGCTCGCCGGGTACCTGCCGCAGCAGCTGTCGGACGAGGAGCTCACCGCGCTCGTCGCCGAGGCCGTGGCCGAGGCGAAGAGCGGTGGGGCCGAGGGGCCGAAGGCCATGGGCGCCGTGATGAAGATCGTCAAGCCCAAGGTCGGCAACCGCGCCGAGGGCGGCCGGATCTCCGCCGAGGTCAAGCGGCAGCTTTCTTAA
- a CDS encoding response regulator transcription factor: MSDSVAPIRVLVADDQRVTREGLMLLVGLNEGMEVVGGAADGAEAVALACEHRPDVVLMDLAMPGTDGLAATRMLREQAPGIAVLVLTTYADDSSVFPALRAGAKGYLTKDAGADEIERAIRAVHGGRIWMDPVVQERLIAVVTAGDQPPLSEAAPGGSPQDSPAAAPRPVQPSRPSHATQTPPTSQVPQTSQSARDVSVPPQDRLTARETEILTLIAEGLSNAEISERLFLSRATVKTHINRVFAKTGARDRAQAVRYAYRSGLVG; encoded by the coding sequence ATGAGCGATTCCGTGGCTCCCATCAGGGTGCTGGTGGCCGACGACCAGCGGGTGACCCGTGAGGGTCTGATGCTGTTGGTCGGCCTGAACGAGGGCATGGAGGTCGTGGGCGGGGCGGCCGACGGCGCGGAGGCGGTGGCCCTGGCCTGCGAACACCGGCCGGACGTCGTGCTCATGGACCTGGCGATGCCGGGGACGGACGGACTCGCCGCGACCCGGATGCTCCGCGAGCAGGCGCCGGGGATCGCCGTCCTGGTGCTGACGACGTACGCGGACGACTCGTCGGTCTTCCCCGCGCTGCGGGCGGGGGCGAAGGGGTACCTCACCAAGGACGCGGGCGCGGACGAGATCGAACGGGCGATCCGGGCCGTGCACGGGGGACGGATCTGGATGGACCCGGTGGTGCAGGAACGCCTGATCGCGGTCGTCACCGCCGGGGACCAGCCTCCCCTGTCCGAGGCGGCCCCGGGCGGCTCCCCGCAGGACTCTCCAGCAGCCGCGCCCCGGCCGGTTCAGCCGAGTCGGCCGTCGCACGCGACTCAGACTCCTCCGACGTCGCAGGTGCCGCAGACGTCCCAGTCGGCGCGGGACGTCTCCGTGCCTCCGCAGGATCGGCTGACCGCCCGGGAGACGGAGATCCTCACCCTGATCGCGGAGGGGCTGTCCAACGCCGAGATCAGCGAACGCCTCTTCCTCAGCCGCGCCACGGTCAAGACGCACATCAACCGCGTCTTCGCGAAGACCGGCGCCCGCGACCGCGCCCAGGCCGTCCGCTACGCCTACCGCTCCGGGCTGGTCGGCTGA
- a CDS encoding pyridoxamine 5'-phosphate oxidase family protein, with protein sequence MYETPEDMKALQRLLDDSYAGAGPHLRRIIGEDRRMDATGVVAALDGIKIMALATAGTSGDPRVGPVDGHFYRGRFHFGSGPDSVRVRHIRARPAVSATFFDGQRLQITVHGKAVQVSPTEDPDLENYLIELHGRALWDGWLKDMAWARIDPGKMFTFRNPEP encoded by the coding sequence ATGTACGAGACGCCGGAAGACATGAAAGCTCTCCAGCGCCTGCTCGACGACAGCTACGCCGGGGCGGGCCCCCATCTGCGCCGGATCATCGGCGAGGACCGCCGGATGGACGCGACCGGAGTCGTGGCCGCGCTCGACGGCATCAAGATCATGGCGCTGGCCACCGCCGGCACCTCGGGCGACCCCCGGGTCGGCCCCGTCGACGGGCACTTCTACCGGGGCCGCTTCCACTTCGGATCCGGTCCGGATTCCGTCCGGGTCCGTCACATCCGCGCCCGCCCCGCGGTCAGCGCCACCTTCTTCGACGGGCAGCGGCTGCAGATCACCGTGCACGGCAAGGCCGTTCAGGTGTCGCCGACGGAGGACCCGGACCTGGAGAACTACCTGATCGAGTTGCACGGGAGGGCGCTGTGGGACGGATGGCTCAAGGACATGGCGTGGGCCCGGATCGATCCCGGAAAGATGTTCACCTTCCGCAACCCCGAGCCGTAG
- a CDS encoding phenolic acid decarboxylase, with the protein MGALSDLVPAQDLSGIVGHRFIYTYANGWQYEMYVKNDHTIDYRIHSGHVGGRWVKDQEVDLVQLGEDSFKVSWTEPTGTSVAVNIMPGKRRLHGVIFFPDWIRQHGERTVCFQNDHLDEMRAYRDAGPTYPIYVVPEFARITLDEYVGPDDDSVISVAPGDLPEGWAERVG; encoded by the coding sequence ATGGGTGCGCTCAGCGACCTCGTCCCGGCGCAGGACCTCTCCGGCATCGTCGGCCACCGGTTCATCTACACGTACGCCAACGGCTGGCAGTACGAGATGTACGTCAAGAACGACCACACCATCGACTACCGCATCCACAGCGGCCACGTCGGCGGGCGCTGGGTCAAGGACCAGGAAGTCGATCTGGTCCAGCTCGGCGAGGACAGCTTCAAGGTGTCCTGGACCGAGCCCACCGGCACCTCGGTCGCCGTCAACATCATGCCGGGCAAGCGGCGGCTGCACGGCGTGATCTTCTTCCCGGACTGGATCCGGCAGCACGGCGAGCGGACCGTCTGCTTCCAGAACGACCACCTGGACGAGATGCGCGCCTACCGTGACGCCGGGCCGACCTACCCCATCTACGTCGTCCCGGAGTTCGCCCGGATCACGCTCGACGAATACGTCGGTCCGGACGACGACTCGGTCATCTCCGTGGCTCCCGGGGACCTTCCGGAGGGCTGGGCCGAGCGCGTCGGCTGA